A window from Rhizosphaericola mali encodes these proteins:
- the tgt gene encoding tRNA guanosine(34) transglycosylase Tgt — MASLKFELHKEDNQSKARAGKITTDHGEILTPIFMPVGTVGSVKAVNQQQLKNDIKAQIILGNTYHLYLRPGTDVLEAAGGLHKFNGWDRPILTDSGGYQVFSLAGTRKIKEEGVTFQSHIDGSRHLFSPEKVMDIERSIGADIIMAFDECTPFGSDYNYTRKSMEMTHRWLDRCIKRLDETDNMYGYTQNLFPIVQGSVFPDLRKASCEYIASKNAVGNAIGGLSVGEPEDKLYEFTGLCCEYLPQDKPRYLMGVGTPWNILEGIALGVDMFDCVMPTRNGRNGMLFTTEGVINIKNKKWEKDFTPIDSGFECETSNYYTKAYLRHLVHSQEILALELASIHNLAFYLWLVGQAREHIIAGDFTSWKNEMVVKLKTRL, encoded by the coding sequence ATGGCATCTTTAAAATTCGAACTTCACAAGGAAGACAATCAGTCCAAAGCTAGAGCAGGCAAAATTACCACAGATCACGGAGAAATATTAACACCCATATTCATGCCTGTCGGCACCGTCGGGAGTGTTAAAGCAGTAAATCAACAACAATTAAAAAACGATATAAAAGCCCAAATAATTTTGGGAAATACTTATCATTTGTATTTGCGTCCTGGGACTGATGTCTTAGAAGCAGCCGGAGGATTGCATAAATTCAATGGTTGGGATCGTCCGATTTTGACGGATAGCGGTGGCTATCAAGTATTTTCCCTTGCTGGAACAAGAAAGATTAAAGAAGAAGGTGTCACTTTTCAAAGCCATATAGATGGAAGCCGTCATTTGTTTTCCCCAGAAAAAGTGATGGATATTGAGCGCTCCATTGGTGCCGATATTATTATGGCATTTGATGAATGTACACCGTTCGGTAGCGACTATAATTATACGCGAAAAAGTATGGAGATGACGCATCGATGGTTAGATCGATGTATCAAAAGGTTGGATGAAACCGATAACATGTATGGATATACTCAAAATTTATTTCCTATAGTTCAAGGAAGTGTATTTCCTGATTTGCGTAAAGCTTCTTGTGAATATATCGCGTCCAAAAATGCAGTTGGCAATGCTATCGGAGGTCTGAGTGTGGGCGAACCAGAAGATAAATTATATGAATTTACAGGTCTTTGTTGCGAATATTTGCCACAAGATAAACCTCGTTATCTGATGGGAGTGGGGACGCCATGGAATATATTGGAAGGTATTGCATTGGGGGTGGATATGTTTGACTGCGTTATGCCTACGCGTAATGGTAGAAATGGTATGTTATTTACTACAGAAGGGGTGATTAATATTAAGAATAAAAAATGGGAAAAAGATTTTACGCCTATTGATTCTGGATTTGAATGTGAAACGAGTAATTATTATACCAAAGCTTATTTGCGTCATTTAGTTCATTCGCAAGAGATTTTAGCTTTAGAATTGGCAAGTATTCACAATCTTGCTTTTTATCTTTGGTTAGTAGGACAGGCAAGAGAACATATAATTGCCGGAGATTTTACAAGTTGGAAAAATGAAATGGTTGTAAAGTTGAAAACTAGATTATAA
- a CDS encoding outer membrane beta-barrel protein, with product MKRIFLLSFLMIGFLSILSTSKAQQAGDVILDLNYNTAFPLGGFKTNVIDKNSWRGWGGDVMYYMSDKIAAGLGANYQGFQEKVPSKTYTIGNENYTGVLSSRMNITPILAKGLYSPLGGTTSPIQPYVSLGVGVGVVDFDQYLGMYSTYSQTSGRFMAQGGIGFNIPFGKLTSNGIQLGANYNYINYNESYYNDNGSEGKLHNLGNINAYIGVHFVLR from the coding sequence ATGAAACGTATATTTCTCTTAAGTTTTTTAATGATAGGATTTCTTTCCATTCTCAGCACATCCAAAGCTCAGCAAGCCGGAGATGTTATTCTTGATTTAAATTACAATACTGCATTTCCATTAGGAGGTTTTAAGACTAATGTTATTGACAAAAATAGCTGGCGTGGCTGGGGAGGTGATGTCATGTATTATATGAGCGATAAAATTGCCGCGGGTCTAGGTGCCAATTACCAAGGATTTCAAGAAAAAGTTCCTAGTAAAACCTACACCATTGGAAATGAAAACTATACTGGAGTATTGAGTTCACGTATGAATATCACTCCTATTTTAGCCAAAGGCCTTTATTCTCCTTTGGGAGGAACGACCAGCCCGATTCAACCCTATGTAAGTTTGGGTGTCGGAGTAGGCGTGGTTGATTTTGATCAATATTTGGGAATGTATTCTACCTATAGCCAAACGAGCGGTCGATTCATGGCGCAAGGTGGAATAGGATTTAATATTCCTTTTGGAAAATTAACTTCGAATGGGATACAATTAGGCGCCAATTATAATTATATTAATTACAATGAAAGTTACTATAATGATAATGGAAGTGAGGGAAAATTACATAATTTAGGAAATATCAATGCTTACATAGGCGTTCATTTTGTTTTGAGATAA
- a CDS encoding glutamine synthetase III family protein produces MSLRFEAINNLTAEKEPVIKYSPVKVTSIFRENVFTLEKARMFLTDEAYKSLSASIKGGKKIDREMANQIAIGLRTWAESKGVTHYTHWFQPLTGTTAEKHDSFFTLKGDGSAIDQFDGDALIQQEPDASSFPSGGIRATFEARGYTAWDPTSPAFIYEVGLGKTLCIPTIFISYTGESLDYKAPLLKALDAIDTAAVDVARYFDRNITKITPTLGWEQEYFVVDEGLANARPDLIQCGRTVFGASPAKGQQLEDHYFGSIPERVYNFMLDFETVAYKLGIPLKTRHNEVAPAQFEVAPIFEEVNIAVDHNILLMDLMTRVAKRHKLKVLLHEKPFAGINGSGKHNNWSMATDTGINLLAPGKTPKTNLLFLTFFVNTIKAVHTYSDILRASIASASNDHRLGANEAPPAIISVFVGSALRQVLDDIETRVTDKFDEQDEAILKLDLHRGIPEVLLDNTDRNRTSPFAFTGNKFEFRAVGSLANCANAMVSLNTIVAQTLKDFKKEVDALIEGGTKKEIAIMQIIQKYIKESKDVLFEGDGYSDEWEKEAEKRGLPNVKTTPLALDALSTEKAKKLFTENGVYSDRELEARHEIELENYLKKVQIEARIMGDLALNHIIPVAIKYQNTLAQNIKNLSDAGLPESSYAAQKDILSKVAKHIEEIYNNGASMIKARKVANKIEDIRERAISYEKDIKAAYFETIRYHVDKLEALIDNEEWCLPKYRELLFLR; encoded by the coding sequence ATGTCATTAAGATTTGAGGCAATTAATAACCTCACTGCAGAAAAAGAGCCTGTAATCAAATACAGCCCAGTGAAAGTAACGTCCATTTTCAGAGAAAATGTATTTACGTTAGAGAAAGCAAGAATGTTTCTTACAGATGAAGCGTATAAAAGCTTGTCTGCAAGCATCAAAGGCGGCAAAAAAATTGATCGCGAAATGGCGAATCAAATTGCTATCGGATTACGTACATGGGCAGAATCTAAAGGTGTAACCCATTATACTCACTGGTTCCAACCCTTAACTGGAACGACTGCAGAAAAACATGATTCATTTTTCACACTTAAAGGTGATGGATCGGCTATTGATCAATTTGATGGTGATGCATTGATCCAACAAGAACCAGACGCATCTTCTTTCCCTTCTGGTGGTATCAGAGCGACTTTCGAAGCGAGAGGTTATACCGCTTGGGATCCTACGTCTCCAGCATTTATATATGAAGTTGGTTTGGGTAAAACTTTATGTATCCCAACAATTTTCATCTCTTACACTGGTGAATCTTTAGATTATAAAGCTCCTTTATTAAAAGCTTTGGATGCTATTGATACAGCGGCCGTAGATGTTGCAAGATATTTTGATAGAAATATTACGAAAATCACACCTACTTTGGGTTGGGAACAAGAATATTTCGTTGTAGATGAAGGTTTGGCAAATGCTCGTCCTGACTTAATCCAATGTGGTCGCACGGTATTCGGTGCGTCTCCTGCGAAAGGTCAACAATTGGAAGATCACTATTTTGGTTCTATCCCTGAAAGAGTGTACAACTTCATGTTGGATTTCGAAACAGTTGCTTACAAATTAGGTATTCCATTAAAAACACGTCACAACGAAGTTGCGCCAGCTCAATTTGAAGTTGCGCCAATTTTCGAAGAAGTGAATATAGCAGTGGACCACAATATTTTGTTGATGGATTTGATGACGCGTGTTGCAAAACGTCACAAATTGAAAGTGTTGTTACACGAAAAACCATTTGCAGGTATCAATGGTAGTGGTAAACACAACAACTGGAGTATGGCAACGGATACAGGTATCAACTTGTTGGCTCCTGGCAAAACGCCAAAAACAAATTTATTGTTCTTGACTTTCTTTGTAAATACAATCAAAGCCGTTCATACATATTCTGATATTTTGAGAGCTTCTATCGCTTCTGCAAGTAATGATCACCGTTTGGGTGCTAATGAAGCGCCTCCTGCGATCATTTCTGTATTCGTTGGTAGTGCATTACGCCAAGTTTTGGACGATATCGAAACACGTGTTACTGATAAATTTGACGAACAAGATGAAGCTATCTTGAAATTAGATTTACATCGTGGCATTCCTGAAGTATTATTGGACAACACGGATCGTAACCGTACTTCTCCATTTGCATTCACAGGTAATAAATTTGAATTTAGAGCCGTAGGTTCTTTGGCAAATTGTGCCAATGCAATGGTTTCTTTGAATACTATCGTTGCTCAAACTTTGAAAGACTTCAAAAAAGAAGTTGATGCATTGATCGAAGGCGGTACCAAAAAAGAAATCGCCATTATGCAAATCATTCAAAAATATATCAAAGAAAGTAAAGATGTATTGTTTGAAGGAGATGGTTATAGCGACGAATGGGAAAAAGAAGCGGAAAAACGTGGTCTTCCAAATGTAAAAACTACACCTTTAGCATTGGATGCTTTGTCTACTGAAAAAGCGAAAAAACTTTTCACAGAAAACGGAGTATATTCTGACAGAGAATTAGAAGCTAGACACGAAATCGAATTGGAAAATTATTTGAAAAAAGTACAAATCGAAGCACGTATCATGGGAGATTTAGCGCTAAATCATATTATCCCTGTAGCGATCAAATATCAAAATACATTGGCTCAAAATATCAAAAACTTGAGCGACGCAGGTCTTCCAGAATCTTCTTACGCTGCACAAAAAGATATTCTTTCTAAAGTTGCAAAACATATCGAAGAAATCTATAACAACGGTGCATCAATGATTAAAGCGAGAAAAGTTGCGAATAAAATCGAAGATATCCGTGAAAGAGCGATCTCTTACGAAAAAGATATCAAAGCCGCCTATTTCGAAACGATCAGATACCATGTTGACAAATTGGAAGCATTAATCGACAATGAAGAATGGTGCTTACCTAAATACCGTGAATTATTATTTTTACGCTAA
- a CDS encoding prolipoprotein diacylglyceryl transferase has protein sequence MQINFPVHITIAGHFMALHNLMETLGIFIAMRYYYFLKKRNVQVELSSTHSLVVLIGATAGAYLGAHLWGSLENIPAWKSSPNPINYFLHNMTIVGGLLGGLIGVELAKLTIHEKSKTGDLFTYPLLLALIIGRIGCFSAGIYEETYGIPTTLPWGMDLGDGLHRHPVNLYEIIYLIFCWIFIFQIQKKYNLDNGATFKIFMILYLVFRFLLDFIKPGWRYFFGLGSIQIACLLGLLYYYRYIFDFRKLLRSPNYSLT, from the coding sequence ATGCAAATAAATTTCCCAGTACATATCACTATTGCAGGCCATTTTATGGCTTTACATAATTTAATGGAAACGCTGGGGATTTTCATAGCTATGCGCTATTACTATTTTCTCAAGAAACGTAATGTTCAAGTTGAATTGAGTAGCACTCATTCTTTAGTTGTTTTAATTGGCGCTACTGCTGGCGCTTATCTGGGTGCACATCTTTGGGGTTCACTAGAAAATATCCCAGCATGGAAATCAAGTCCGAATCCGATCAACTATTTTTTGCATAATATGACAATTGTTGGTGGCTTATTGGGCGGTTTGATTGGTGTCGAACTTGCCAAATTAACCATTCATGAAAAAAGTAAAACCGGGGATTTATTTACCTATCCATTACTTCTTGCTTTAATTATTGGGAGAATTGGTTGCTTCTCTGCTGGCATTTATGAAGAAACCTATGGCATACCTACAACACTTCCTTGGGGAATGGATTTGGGAGATGGATTACATAGACATCCTGTGAATCTATATGAAATTATATATTTAATTTTTTGCTGGATTTTCATTTTTCAAATACAGAAAAAATACAATTTGGACAATGGCGCTACATTTAAAATATTCATGATTTTATATTTAGTATTTCGCTTTTTACTAGACTTTATCAAACCAGGCTGGCGTTATTTTTTCGGATTAGGAAGTATCCAAATAGCTTGTTTACTTGGGCTTTTATATTATTATCGCTACATCTTTGATTTTCGGAAATTATTGCGAAGTCCTAATTATTCACTAACTTAG
- a CDS encoding glycosyltransferase, with product MQYIGRIIIIAFAFVIVCQLFYYLYYFIRLAFYQSKKKTASQEYPVSVVICAKDEAAKIVKNLPGVLLQDYKTTHEIVMVNDNSVDDTKFLLEEFQKKFKQLQVVTLTQEAKLIVGKKFPLSMGIKESKYDTLLLTDADCTPASEFWIQKMQEAYDENIDIVLGYGPYAKRKGTLNKIIRFETFHTALQYLSFALAGDAYMGVGRNLSYKRNVFLKNKGFSSINMIPGGDDDLFINKIANKSNTAIVIDKEAYTISEPKKTWKEWKKQKFRHYTTAKYYKPKYKFLLGLYSLSGFFVYPLFIASLFYFWKIALALFAIRMIVLAFVWYRSMEKLEEQDLWKYFILFDVWMFLYYIVFAPSILRKPAKKWK from the coding sequence ATGCAGTATATCGGACGCATCATCATTATCGCATTTGCTTTTGTAATAGTTTGCCAACTATTTTACTATTTATATTATTTCATCCGATTGGCATTTTATCAGTCCAAAAAGAAAACTGCCTCACAAGAATATCCAGTAAGCGTTGTTATTTGTGCTAAAGACGAAGCAGCGAAAATCGTCAAAAATCTTCCTGGTGTATTATTACAAGATTATAAAACGACGCATGAAATTGTCATGGTCAATGACAATTCTGTAGACGACACAAAATTTCTTTTAGAAGAATTTCAAAAAAAATTCAAACAATTACAAGTCGTAACGCTCACGCAAGAAGCCAAACTCATCGTAGGTAAAAAATTCCCTTTATCTATGGGAATTAAAGAATCCAAATACGACACTTTATTGCTTACTGATGCCGATTGTACACCAGCAAGTGAATTTTGGATACAGAAAATGCAAGAGGCCTATGATGAGAATATTGATATCGTTTTGGGATACGGGCCCTATGCCAAAAGAAAAGGAACTTTAAATAAAATAATTAGATTCGAAACATTCCATACAGCCTTACAATATTTATCCTTTGCATTAGCAGGAGATGCTTATATGGGCGTCGGCAGAAATCTTTCGTATAAAAGAAATGTTTTTTTAAAAAATAAAGGATTTTCATCGATCAATATGATCCCTGGAGGAGACGATGATTTATTTATTAATAAAATCGCCAACAAATCCAACACCGCAATCGTAATAGATAAAGAAGCTTACACAATAAGCGAACCCAAAAAGACTTGGAAAGAGTGGAAAAAACAAAAATTTAGACACTATACCACTGCCAAATATTACAAACCCAAATACAAATTTTTGTTGGGATTGTATTCCTTATCTGGCTTTTTTGTTTATCCATTGTTCATAGCATCCTTGTTTTATTTTTGGAAAATAGCCTTAGCGTTATTTGCGATTCGCATGATTGTTTTAGCTTTTGTATGGTATCGTTCTATGGAAAAATTAGAGGAACAAGATCTTTGGAAATACTTTATACTATTTGATGTTTGGATGTTTTTATATTATATCGTATTTGCCCCTTCTATCCTACGCAAACCAGCTAAAAAATGGAAATAA
- a CDS encoding YqgE/AlgH family protein produces the protein MKKFEVKQGDCLIADPFLTDESFTRSVVLICEVNNAGALGFIINKSLPQKLDSLVKEIGTCPFPVHYGGPVKLDTLHFLHSRPDLFPDSFKVDHGIFWGGNFDIAMDLIKNNEIDGHEIKIFLGQSGWDDQQLSREIEGKTWLKTESSQKLLFQENPKLIWKESIKTLGKKYEEMINYPLDPTLN, from the coding sequence ATGAAAAAATTTGAAGTTAAGCAGGGAGATTGTCTTATTGCAGATCCTTTTTTGACAGATGAAAGCTTTACTAGATCTGTTGTGTTGATATGTGAAGTAAACAATGCAGGTGCATTAGGTTTTATTATAAACAAAAGCCTTCCTCAAAAATTGGACTCTTTGGTGAAAGAAATAGGAACTTGCCCATTTCCTGTGCATTATGGAGGGCCGGTCAAATTGGATACGCTGCATTTTTTACATTCCCGTCCAGATCTGTTCCCTGATAGTTTTAAAGTGGATCATGGCATTTTTTGGGGTGGAAATTTTGATATTGCTATGGATCTTATAAAGAACAATGAAATTGATGGTCATGAAATAAAAATTTTTTTGGGCCAAAGTGGATGGGATGATCAACAACTTTCTCGTGAAATAGAAGGTAAAACTTGGTTAAAAACGGAAAGCTCGCAAAAATTACTTTTTCAAGAAAATCCCAAATTGATATGGAAAGAGTCTATTAAAACCTTGGGGAAAAAATATGAAGAAATGATCAATTATCCTTTGGATCCTACCTTAAATTAA
- the gatB gene encoding Asp-tRNA(Asn)/Glu-tRNA(Gln) amidotransferase subunit GatB gives MSDLKDKYEVVIGLEVHAQLGTETKLFCGDSAAFGGAPNTHVSPITLALPGTLPKTNKKAVEYAVKMGIACNCKIADFTYFSRKNYFYPDLPKGFQISQNVHPICDGGEVRIKSGDHYRNVQLDHIHLEDDAGKSIHDVYDDRTCVDYNRAGVPLIEIVTLPDMHSAEEAFQYVTEVRKLVRWIGICDGNMEEGSLRCDANVSIRLKGETKLGTKVEVKNLNSIRNVKKAIEFEIDRMIDLVEAGGTVIQQTRSFDASNDTTFALRDKEEANDYRYFPEPDLAPIEIDEVYIQKIKAQLPTFSFVLQDKYQNELGLSEYDAELICADKSTADYFEKIISINKNYKAIANWINGPLRQWNNDHGISFEQLTITPAQLSDLINLIEEGKVNFSIASSKILPLLAQNSTLTPLGIAQNENLIQVSDSNELDKWVDEVLQSMPDKVKEYQKGKTGLIGMFVGQVKKLSKGKADPKIVTEILQEKLK, from the coding sequence ATGTCAGACTTGAAAGATAAATACGAAGTAGTCATAGGATTGGAAGTGCATGCGCAATTAGGTACCGAAACCAAATTGTTTTGCGGGGATAGTGCTGCTTTTGGAGGCGCTCCCAATACTCATGTGAGTCCGATTACGCTAGCTTTGCCAGGAACACTACCTAAAACAAACAAGAAAGCGGTTGAATACGCTGTAAAAATGGGAATTGCATGCAATTGTAAGATTGCTGACTTTACTTATTTCTCTAGAAAAAATTATTTTTATCCCGATTTGCCAAAGGGATTTCAAATATCTCAAAATGTACATCCCATCTGTGATGGTGGTGAAGTGCGTATTAAATCTGGTGATCATTATCGTAATGTACAATTGGATCATATCCATTTGGAAGATGACGCAGGTAAAAGTATTCATGATGTGTATGATGACCGTACTTGCGTTGATTACAATCGTGCTGGCGTACCATTGATTGAAATCGTGACTTTGCCGGATATGCATTCTGCAGAAGAAGCATTTCAATATGTGACTGAAGTCAGAAAATTGGTTCGTTGGATTGGTATTTGCGACGGCAATATGGAAGAAGGTAGTTTGCGCTGCGATGCTAATGTTTCTATTCGTTTGAAAGGAGAGACGAAATTGGGCACTAAAGTAGAAGTGAAAAATTTGAATTCTATTCGTAATGTCAAAAAAGCGATTGAATTTGAAATTGATAGAATGATCGATTTGGTGGAAGCTGGCGGAACTGTGATACAACAAACAAGAAGTTTCGATGCCTCAAATGATACCACATTTGCATTGCGTGATAAGGAAGAAGCAAATGATTATCGCTATTTCCCAGAACCAGATTTGGCGCCAATAGAAATTGATGAAGTTTATATTCAAAAAATCAAAGCCCAATTACCAACGTTTTCTTTCGTATTGCAGGATAAGTATCAGAATGAATTAGGCTTGAGTGAATACGATGCGGAATTGATCTGTGCAGATAAATCAACTGCAGATTATTTTGAAAAAATTATTTCTATAAATAAAAATTACAAAGCCATCGCCAATTGGATCAATGGTCCATTGAGACAATGGAATAATGATCATGGTATTTCATTCGAACAATTGACAATCACGCCAGCTCAGCTTTCAGATTTGATCAATTTGATTGAAGAAGGGAAAGTAAATTTTAGCATTGCTTCTTCCAAAATTTTACCATTATTAGCACAAAATTCGACATTAACTCCGTTAGGAATTGCTCAAAATGAAAATTTAATTCAGGTGAGTGATTCTAATGAATTGGATAAATGGGTGGATGAGGTTTTACAATCCATGCCAGATAAAGTAAAGGAATATCAAAAGGGTAAAACGGGATTGATTGGAATGTTTGTAGGGCAAGTGAAAAAACTCAGTAAGGGCAAAGCTGATCCCAAAATCGTTACCGAAATATTACAAGAAAAATTGAAGTAG
- a CDS encoding sensor histidine kinase has protein sequence MGAISKIKKSISISIVLVFLSLIGFVILQVSWVYNLKETQKHRVLDDVERSIQDVAKDLAKQQTMPSPLPRPRSGTRQGMQFQDLFSMPPQSLVTDHFTQKEIDQKIHDALNKHDVGGINIEYGIFNGPSPEAHTRYFMDYFLDSSILKLTIPIVNNDNFGMFMAPEAICYIIPNLQRQVLGSLTWSLISSGLFTLVIIMAFYTTIKTMLEQSTLSKVKTDFINNMTHEFKTPIATISLAVDALQNPKVFGNAEKMSYFNGIIKEENKRMNKHVETILQAASMERQELQLNINDLHIHDIVHHIVDVFTLQLQDKNGQIVLDLDAKNDLVKGDDTHINNLINNLVDNAVKYSNPEVPLIIRISTSSNSRYLTVKIEDNGIGMSKETVKRVFERFYRAHTGNIHNVKGFGLGMSYVKTIIEAHHGKIKVDSTLGKGSVFTIELPIENA, from the coding sequence ATGGGGGCAATTAGTAAAATAAAAAAATCGATTTCTATAAGTATCGTATTAGTTTTTCTTTCTTTGATAGGCTTTGTAATACTACAGGTGTCTTGGGTATACAATTTAAAGGAAACACAAAAACACCGCGTTTTGGATGATGTAGAGAGATCAATTCAAGATGTTGCAAAAGATTTGGCAAAGCAGCAAACGATGCCCTCTCCGCTTCCAAGACCTAGAAGTGGCACACGTCAAGGCATGCAATTCCAAGATCTATTTTCAATGCCTCCTCAATCTTTGGTAACAGACCATTTTACCCAAAAAGAAATTGACCAAAAAATACATGATGCTTTAAATAAGCATGATGTAGGTGGCATTAATATCGAATATGGTATTTTTAACGGTCCGTCTCCCGAGGCACACACAAGATACTTTATGGATTATTTTTTGGATTCTTCGATTTTAAAATTGACCATTCCAATTGTTAATAATGATAATTTTGGTATGTTTATGGCTCCCGAGGCCATTTGCTACATCATTCCAAATCTACAAAGACAAGTCTTAGGTTCATTAACATGGAGTTTAATATCGTCTGGATTATTTACACTTGTAATTATCATGGCATTTTACACAACCATTAAAACCATGTTAGAGCAAAGTACGCTGAGCAAGGTTAAGACAGATTTTATCAATAATATGACGCATGAATTCAAGACTCCGATTGCAACTATTTCGCTGGCTGTAGATGCACTTCAAAATCCTAAAGTATTTGGTAATGCAGAAAAGATGTCCTATTTCAATGGAATTATAAAGGAAGAAAATAAACGCATGAATAAACATGTGGAAACCATATTACAAGCTGCTAGTATGGAAAGGCAGGAATTACAACTTAATATAAATGACCTTCATATCCACGATATAGTTCATCATATTGTAGATGTATTCACCTTACAGCTACAAGATAAAAATGGACAAATTGTTTTAGATCTTGACGCAAAAAATGATCTTGTAAAAGGTGACGATACACATATAAACAATCTGATCAATAATCTAGTAGACAATGCGGTAAAATATTCCAATCCTGAAGTGCCCTTAATTATTAGAATTAGCACCTCATCTAATAGCCGATATTTGACTGTAAAGATTGAGGACAATGGAATTGGAATGAGCAAAGAAACAGTAAAAAGAGTGTTTGAAAGATTTTATCGAGCTCATACAGGCAATATTCATAATGTAAAAGGATTTGGATTGGGTATGAGTTATGTAAAAACAATTATAGAAGCACATCATGGAAAAATAAAAGTTGACAGCACATTAGGAAAAGGGTCTGTTTTTACTATCGAGTTACCTATCGAAAACGCATAA
- a CDS encoding DUF4136 domain-containing protein gives MKGLFKTLLVCTGIVVSIASCTKDPTDNLTAEESRVYITQRDTSADFTSYSTFYIPDSVSLVKGNKEVKELSNIDTAYINATSRYMTAAGYTQTTDSSKADLGVNINRIYNIYTGYYSYGGYWGGYGGYWDPGYYWGLGGYGYGYPGFVGTYYITDVSISINILDLKNAKTNKTINLLWLGSINGSGVANNNNPSIADSQVGKLFAQSTYLKK, from the coding sequence ATGAAAGGCTTGTTTAAAACCCTTCTCGTTTGTACTGGCATAGTTGTGTCTATTGCCAGCTGTACTAAAGATCCCACAGACAACCTCACCGCAGAAGAGTCTCGAGTGTATATCACACAAAGAGATACATCTGCAGATTTCACATCTTACAGTACATTTTATATCCCCGATTCGGTTTCCTTAGTTAAAGGAAATAAAGAAGTTAAAGAACTTTCTAACATCGACACGGCATATATTAATGCCACTTCAAGATATATGACAGCTGCCGGCTATACACAGACGACAGACTCTAGCAAGGCCGATCTTGGCGTCAATATCAACAGAATTTACAATATCTATACTGGATATTATAGTTATGGCGGATATTGGGGTGGTTATGGCGGATATTGGGATCCTGGTTATTATTGGGGATTGGGTGGTTACGGATATGGTTATCCTGGATTTGTGGGCACTTATTACATCACTGATGTTTCCATTTCTATCAATATTTTGGATTTGAAAAATGCGAAAACAAATAAAACCATCAATCTACTTTGGTTAGGTTCTATCAACGGATCAGGTGTTGCTAACAACAATAATCCAAGTATTGCAGATAGCCAAGTCGGTAAATTATTTGCGCAATCAACCTATTTAAAAAAATAA